TTCTGCGACGTGCTGGGGTTCAAGGTCAGCGACTGGCTGGGCGATTTCATGTGCTTCCTGCGCTGCAATTCGGCGCATCACCGACTGGCGATCCTGCCGGGACCGCCCTGCCTCAATCATGTCGCCTATGACATGCTGAGCGTCGACGACATGATGACCGGGATCAACCGCCTCAAGCAGAAGGGAACCGACATCCGCTGGGGGCCGGGTCGGCATACGGCCGGCAACAACACCTTCAGCTATTTCACGACGCCCGCGGGCTTCGCCGTCGAATATACGTCGGAACTGGAGGAGGTGGACTTCGAAAGCCATCAGGCCAAGGTGCATGTCCCCGGTCCCAAAGTGATGGACCAGTGGGGCATCGGCGTCGGTGGCCCGCAGACCATGCCGCATCCAGAGGCCGATGCAGGCCTGTTCCAGGCCGTAGAAGTTTGAGGGGGAAGCATAAGCCATGGCCCTGTTCGAATATTTTCCCAACTATATCTGGAACCTGTCGGTCGCCATCGCGATGGAAAGCGGCGCGCAGATGGGCGAGATCATCGACATGTGCCAGCCGATCCGCGACGCGGCGGCCAGCGGGGCGGACGCGGGCACGCCGCAGTTCATGGCGCAATGGGCGGCGATGGGCGACAAGCTGATCGCCCTGGCGCAGGAGGATGAAGCGCGAGGGCGGGCCTTTTCCGCTTCCAACAAGCTGGAGCGCGCGGCCCTGTACCTTATGACCGCAGAGCGGATGCAGGGTCATGGCCATCCGGGGCGCAAGGACACCTATGCGAAGGCTTTGGCGACGTTCGCGAGGTCTACGAAGCTGGGTAGCCTGGACCGGGAACGGGTGGACATCCCGCTGGCAAAAGGCACCATGCCTGCCCTCTACACGCGGGCGGCCGGTGAAGGGCGCAAGCCTGTCGTGGTCTATTGCAACGGCCTCGATAGCTGCAAGGAACTGCTCTACTGGTCGCGCCTGCCAGAAGCGCTGGCGCGGCGCGGCATATCGACCCTGTGCGTCGATCAGCCCGGCAGCGGGGAGGCGCTGCGTTTGCAGGATCTGCCCGTCGATCCGCACAGCGAAAACTGGGCAAGCAAGGCGGTGGACTGGCTGGAAACGCAGGACGATGTCGACCCCGCCCGCATCGGCATGACCGGCATTTCGCTGGGCGGCCATTTCGCGCCGCGCGCCGTCGCCTATGAACCGCGTTTCGCCAGCGGCGCGGTGTGGGGCGCCAACCATAATTGGGCGGAAGTGCAGCAGAAGCGCCTCAATCGCGAAGGCGAAAATCCGGTGCCTCATTATTGGGCGCATGTCATGTGGGCCTTCGGCGCCAGCGACATGGAGGATTTTCACGCCAAGAGCGCGGATATGAACCTCAACGGCCATATGGATCGCATCACCGTACCGTTTCTGGTGACGCACGGCGCCAAGGACCGGCAGATCAGCCTCTCCTATGCAGACGATCTTTACGACCAGCTCGTCAACAGCCCGCGACGCGAGAAGGTGATCTTCACCGATCGCGAAGGCGGCGTGGAGCATGTCGGCGCGGACAATATGGCCTATGGCCGCGACACGATCGCCGACTGGTTCGCCGAAACTTTGGGCGGTAAAACAGCATGACCCGCCGTTTCATCGACCTGTCGATCACGCTGGACAATGACGTGGTGTCCGACCCGCCCTTCATGCGGCCCAAGATCACCTATGAAACCCATGGCGAGACGGTGAAGGAGTTGCAGCACTTCTTCCCCGGCGTCACCGCAGAACAGACGCCGGACGGCGCGGGCTTTGCGGCGGCCGAATGGGTGACGCTGACCACGCATAACGGGACCCATCTGGACGCGCCCTATCATTATCATCCCACGATGGATGGTGGCGAGCGGGCGATCACCATTGACGAGGTGCCGCTGGACTGGTGCTTCCGGCCTGGCGTGAAGCTCGACTTCCGGCATTTCCCGGACGGTTATGTGGTCACGGCGGCCGATGTCGAAGCGGAGCTGGCACGCATAGGCCATGACCTCCAGCCGCTGGATATCGTGCTGGTCAACACGGCGGCGGGCAAGGCGCTGGGGCGGCCGGACTTCGTCAATGTCGGCTGCGGCATGGGCTATGAGGCGACCATGTATCTGACCCGCCAGGGCGTGCGCGTGACCGGCACCGACGCCTGGAGCTGGGACGCGCCCTTTGCCCACACCGCGCAAAAGGTGAAGGAAACCGGCGACACGTCGCTGATCTGGGAAGGGCATAAAGCGGGCCGGGATATCGGCTATTGCCACCTTGAAAAGCTGCATAATCTCGAAGCGCTGCCCGGCAACGGCTTCACCGTCAGCTGCTTCCCGCACAAGATCAAAGGTGCGTCGGCGGGCTGGACCCGTGCCGTCGCCATCATCGAGGATTAGGCCATGCGCCTCGCTACCCTGGCCAACGGCGCACCCGATGGCCGTCTTGTCGTCATATCCCGCGATGCGCGGCGTTGCATGCCTGCCGCCGGCATCGCCGACACGTTGCAACAGGCGATCGAACAATGGCAACAGGTCGAACCGGCGCTGCGAGCGCTGGCCGATCGGCTGGAACAGGGTGAAGGCGAGGCGCTGGACCACAGCCGCCTGCTGGCGCCGCTGCCGCGCGCCTGGCAGTGGCTCGACGGCTCGGCCTTTCCCCAGCATGGCGCATTGATGCAGAAGGCGTTCGATCTGCCGCCGATCGAGACGGATCGCCCGCTCATGTATCAGGGACTTTCCGACTCTTTCCAGCCGGGTCACGCGGATGTCATCCTTCCCAGCGAAGCGGACGGCATAGATTTCGAGGGGGAGTTCGGCGTCATCACCGACGCCGTGCCGATGGGAACGTCGGCCAGCGACGCACTGGCTCATGTGAAATTGATCCTGCTCATCAACGACTGGTCCCTGCGTGCCATCGCGCCGGTGGAAATGAAGACGGGGTTCGGCTGGGTCCAGGCCAAGCCTGCCTGCTCCGTGGCGCCCTATGCCGTGACGCCCGACGAACTGGGGGACGCCTGGGTCGATGGGCGGGTTCATCTCGCTCTGGAAGTCAGGCTGAACGGGCAATGGTTCGGCCATCCGCACGGTGGCGAGATGCAGTTCGGCTTTCATGACCTGATCGCCCATGCGGCGCGCACGCGCCATCTGGTCGCAGGAACGATCATCGGATCGGGCACGGTATCCAATGCGGATTACCAGGCGCTCGGATCATGCTGCCTTTCGGAACGGCGGGCCATTGAAGTGATCGAGCACGGATCGGCAATCACGCCGTTCATGCATTTTGGCGATCATGTGCATATGGAGGCTGAGGGTGCGCATTTCGGACCGATCAGCCAAAAAATACGATCCCCGCTTTTGTAATCCGGTTGGTAGCAACATTGCCTGCTTACTGTGTGCAACGTTTCAGCATTGTTTGGTCCGCGGCGGAGGGAGCGTCAATTATGACCGTGCATCAGCTCATGCGCGGTTGGCTGCCCTTCATGTTCTGCTACCGCCTTGTTTTCAAGCTCACTGGCAATATGTCCAAGAGCGCTGCTAGCGTTGCCTATCGCGAGATAGCGTGACGCCCGGCGCTGACCTCCACCTGCTGCGTAGAAGGTCAGCTATTCCGGCGGCTTTCGCCCCACTCGATCCATTCCGGCACTGACGTGTGAACAACCGGTTGCATCAGCTCCCGACATGGCGGCGTTCGCCTGGCTGCCGCGATGCAAAAGTCATGGATTGACCCTGTCATTTTTCCTGCACGAGAGGTTGGGTGAATAGCGAATACAGGCTGTATATGCCCGAAGCATAGTTACCCAGCCGGAGATTCTCGTTCGCGGCATGCTGGTTATTATCCGCATTCACCAGCGGGATCAGCAATATGGGGACTTTGAGACCATCGGCCAACGGCTTGGTGGGGACGCCGCCGCCCATGATGGGGATGCGGACCGGGTCCTGGTGGAACGCCTTTTCAAAAGCGGCCGCCGCCCATTTGCCGACATCGGCATCCAGCGGCGTCATCAGCGCGGGCATTCCGCCGCCACCCTTGATGGCGGCCAGCAAAGGATAGCGCCGACGGTCCTCGTCCGTCGGATCCCCGTCGACGAGATGATAGCCCTGGCTTTCGACCCATTTGCGCACGAGCGCGATCTGCCGGTCGGGTGGCGTACCGGGCACGGTGCGGGAACTGACGCTGGCGGTGGCAAAGGCGGGTATGACTGAATAGCCCCTAGTTTTCTAGACGCCTTCTGCTTTCAAAATCTGCTGCCGTTCGAACTGGGCGGGTGACAGCATCCCGTTCCTGACCTGCTTGCGCACCGGGTTGTAGAACATCTCGATGTAATCGAACACGTCCTGCCGGGGCTTCATCGCGTGTTTTGTAGGTGCGGCGCCGGATGCGCTCACGCTTGAGCGAGGAGAAGAAGCTCTCGGCGACGGCGTTGTCGTGGCAGTTACCACGCAGGCTCATCGAATGCTCAAGATTGTGAGCCTGGATGAAGGCCGCCCAGTCCATGCTGGTGAACTGCGAGCCTTGATCCGAATGGATCAGCACCCGCTGCTTCGGCTTGCGCCGCCATACCGCCATGTACAGCGCTTGCAGCACCGCATCGGTGGTCTGCCTGCTCTGCATCGACCAACCCACCACGCGGCGGAAATAGAGATCGATTACGACAGCCAGATAGACAAAGCCTTCCACGGTGCGGATGTAGGTGATGTCTGTCACCCAGGCCTGGTCTGGCGTAGCCACATCGAACTGGCGATCCAGGCTATTATCAACCACCAGGGACGGCTTACCGCCTTGGCCGCCCGGCCGAAGCTTGTAGCCGATCTGCGCCTTGATATCCGCCAGCCTGGTCAACCGGGCGACACGGTTCGGGCAGCAGATCTCGCCCTGATCCAACAGGTCGCCATGCAACTTGCGGTAGCCATAGACCTTGCCACTGTCGTTCAGGCCTGTCGGATCAACTCCGTCTGCCGAGCATCTTCCTGGGCCCGTTGTCTCAGCGGTCTCTTCTGCCAGGCATAGAAACCGCTGGGCTGTATGCGCAGGCACCGGCAAATCGATCGAACCGGGAACTGGTCACGATGCGCGGCAACAAATGCGTGTCTCACTTAGCATCCCTGGCGGAACGGAGTGATCGCAGGTCAAATACGCGGTGGCTTCCTAAGAAACAGCCGTACCAGGTTCCGCGGGCATTTCATGCAGGATGAAGCCGAAGGCCTTGGTACGGCGCTGCAGATTGCCGATCACCCGGCTGCGATAGCGTTCCTCATATTGTAAGGCACCGGGATCATGATATGCCATGCCATGGCGCAGGCTGTTATAGAACAGCACTGCGATTTTGCGTGCGGTCGCGGTGACCGCTTTTGCTTTTCCAGCGCGCGCCGACAGCCTTCGGTAAAAAGCGCCCAGCGTGGTGTCACTTCGACCGATGGTGGTTGCGGCCAGACGCAGGAGTGCTGCAGCGCGGCTCGAAGATCGTCGAGTTTTCGACGACAGCAACTTACCGCCCGATATCTTGTTGCCCGGCGCCAGGCACAGCCAGGACGTAAAATGCTTTGAACTGGGCCATGCCGCAAGATCGGTCCCGCACTCCCCGACCAGCTTGAGCGCGAGCGATGGGCCAATCCCGTGGATCTGCGTCAGGTCCACGCCCAGCACGCGATACAGAGCGGAGCGGACCTCAAAGTCAGTGGTGTTCACCTGTCGCCCTTTGGTCCGGACTTTTGGGAGGTGGCGAACGTCATGGCCGTTGTTGATTTCGAGCGCCTTGAGCGCGACTTCAAGCTTTCGATCACATTCGAGAACTTTGGTTTGGTAGAAGTCGAACAGGGCCAGGGATTGGCCGAGCGCGAAGATGTGCTCGTCCCGCCAGTTCCCTGATCAAGCGGCACAGATGGTCTCAATCGTCGCGTGGCATCGGACGTCATGCATTTGCGCCAGCGTGTTGGGCGTACGTGCCCCGCTCACAATGGCCCTGATTATCCGCATGCCCGTCACGCCGGTGATGTCGGAGACGACGTGATGGAGTTGCACATTCATTTCCATCAGCGCCTTTTGCATGTGCTGAATATGCGAAGCAGCGTATTCGATCAGCCGCTCGCGCTGCCGTAGATAGGCACGCATAGTCGCCACGCCCGCCTCGGGACAAAAACTCCCCCGCAGCAGCCCGTAGCTGTGCAGGCGTTGCAGCCATGCAGCGTCGCTGACGTCGGTTTTGCGACCCGGTACATTCTTGGCATATCGCGCATTGACCAGGATCACCTCGAAGCCATGTCCTTCAAGCACTTCATAGGCTGGGATCCAGTAAACACCGGTCGATTCCATCGCGACAGTCGTGACGCCATATGCCTTGAACCAGCGGGCCATATCATGGAGATCGCCGGTGAATGCCCCAAACGCTCGTACCGGATTATCATCGGCGTTCGGATTTATGGCCGCCATATGCATGGTCGATCCAATGTCGATGGCAGCGGCGCGTGGATTGACCATAGCTAGCGCGCCGGATTTTGATCGTTTCATTCCAAGTCCTCCTTTAAAACAGGAGGGTATGGGCGATGCTAAACGTCATCTTCCTAACCTGGATCGCCGCAAAACAGCGTCGCCACTCTCAAGTACGCAAACACCCACGGGCCACGTTTTTTTAACGGGGTATCATGCCTCCAATAAGCCATCGGCCGCGACCCTCCCGGCCGTACCATAGCACGACCCGTTTCTACCGCGCACAGGCGGGCTTCGCCGGCGACGGTTTTTTAGGATATCGCGCTCCTTGGTTACCCGAGCCAGTTCGCGTTTCAACTGGCGGATCTCTGCATCCTTGCCGGCATCGCCGGACACCACCTCCGCCAGTTGTCGCTTCCAAGCATACAGCGAATGCTGACTGACGCCGATCCGCTCGGAGCCGAAGGCCAGCGCAGCTAAACCTCCGCTACCGGATACCCACGCTCGGTAATCTGGGCCACCGCATCACGCTTGAAATTATCGCTGAAATTAGACTTCGCCATCGTCGCTTCCTGTCCTCAAAATTAGGATAGAAGGCGTCCAGAAATCGAGGGGCTATTCAATGCGCATAATAATGCCATGTCGAACACTCTATAGTCCACGCCCGCCAAAGTTAGGAACGTGTTTAAACATGGGTCACTTCTAGTGAAAATTGGACGCTCCCCCGGTTACCTCTCAGCGGTGATCAACAGGTAAAGCAACGGACAGATGCGGAGGTTGATTATAAGCTGTATTCTGCCACGCAACGCCAAGCCGGTAGACAGGATCATGCATCAACGTCACCAATCGAACAGTCGTTGGGTAGGGCGTCGCGTAGATGCGCAATTCCCGGCTATCCTCGCTGCGCAGCACAAGTTCCTCGCGCCAGTCGCCAAGGATATCGGCGGACAGAGCCGGATTAGCCTTTGTACCGTTATTGGACGCCACGCCTTTGGGAGAGAGGAGAGGACGTTCCGTGGCGTTCGTCCAGTCCCATTTGGTGATCGTTGTGCCGTCCAGAAGTTCGCGCAATGTGTCGCCATCCCACCAGATGCCGAAATTCGCCGCGCGCGGATGGCCGCCGGGAATGACATTGCCTTTCGCATCCCACAGGTCGGCCGAGTTGCTTGCCCATGATTCTGCGCCGGGATGACTGGGATCGATGTCCATGGCAATGCCGCGCCCGGTGTCCTTTTCCGCTGGCTTGGTCCACAATATCGCGCCGGTGCGCGCATCCAGCATAGCCGCGCCGATACCGCCGTTGGACCGCATATCTTCATGAACGCCGAACTTTTCCAGCCCCGGGCGGTCAGGGTCCAGATCGGAAACATGCATGGCGTCGCCATGGAACAGGCGCGCACTCCACAGTCCGCGCCCATCATCATCAACCGCCATTGATCCGTAGATGACTTCATCACGCCCATCGCCATCCACATCAGCGACCGACAACTGGTGATTACCCTGCCCCCCATAGGCGCTGTTGCCCGGCGCCGCGCTATCGAACAACCAGCGACGGCTTAACTTGCCGTTCCGAAAGTCCCATGCGGCGATCGTCGAGCGGGCATAATAGCCCCTACCGAAAATCAGGCTGGCATGGCGTCCGTCGAGGAAGCCGACTCCGGCCAGATATCGGTCCGACCGATTGCCATAACCATCACCCCACAGTTCGGCCATCCGTTCCGCCGATGGCTGGTTATCGTCGGCGCGCGGCGGGCTGTATTCGGCGGTCGAACGTGCGCGCCCGGTACGTCCGTCGAACACGGTCAGATATTCGGGACCGGAAAGAACACGACCTTTCAACCGCGCCACGCGGCGACCATCCGGCAATATCGTCGCGCCGGTGCGATCGCCTTGCGGCGTTTCGCCATCATGTTCGCGCCAGTCGGCCTTGGCATCGCCGATGACCGTTCCTGCACCGTCGACCGTGCCGTCTGCGGTCTTCATCGCAACCTCAGCCCGACCGTCGCCATCCAGATCGAATACCATGAACTGCGTGTAGTGCGCGCCCGACCGGATGTTGGGACCAAGGTCGATACGCCACAATTTTTTGCCATCCAGCGTATAGGCGTCGATCAGTGTTTCGCCGGTATAGCCGCCAAAGGCATTATCTTTGGCAATGGACGGATACCATTTGACCACCAGTTCATAACGACCATCTCCGTCCAGGTCGCCAACGCTGACGTCATTTGCGCTGTAGCTATATCGTTCGCCATCCGGCGTCACCCGATCTGCGGGGACGTCCATCGGTATCGCCAGATAACCTTCGGACCAAGGGCGGACGCCCCTCCCTGAAGCTTTCATATTGCCGGTGGATATAGCGTAGAGGGAATTCACCTGCCCCTGCACATCATGGAAGCTGGTCGCGGCCGTTCTGTCTAGGCGCGCAATTTGGGCACCATCACGCCAAAGTATGAAATCGATGGCTTCTCTGTCCGTTGCCAGCAATCGCCAGGAGATATGGTTTCCCTCGCCCGATGCCGCCGGGATCACAACAAGCCCGCGATCGAGCTTTTCCACAGGACGGGCGCAGACCCCGCTGGCCGCCATTGCCGCCCCGACAAGAAGGATGCCCCTGATCAGATTCCTGCTGCGCCTGCCTGTCATATCCATCCTCATCCTTCGGCCAATTGATGCTGTCGCCGATCATTGCGTCTGCATGTCGGACAAATCGCCGCCTGTCAATTATGTCCCACCATGTGGATCATGGTAGGACATAATGGTATTTTATTTGCACCGGCAAATCAAACAGGTTAGAGCTGAAACATAAGAATTGGGTCCGCTTCAGAATCGAAAGATTCTTCTGGAGAGAGATGCACAGGGAGGTGCCAATGAATTTTCGTGCCGTTTTCGCGCGTTCACGCCGCTCAGCTTCAATCGTGGCGCTCGCCGCAGGTATATGGTGTCCGGCCATGGCCTACGCACAATCAGATGACGCGTCGGCCCAACAGGAAGATGCCGGTCAGGCGGACAAGAGCGAAGGACGCGTCGCCACGCGCGCTGTCCCTAATAGCGATATCGTCGTGACCGGCACCCGCGCGTCGCTGCAGTCCGCTATCTCGCGCAAGCGCAACGCTGGCACAGTTGTCAATTCGATCGTGGCAGAGGATATTTCCAGTTTTCCCGACAAGAATGTGGGCGAAGCTCTGTCGCGCATCACCGGCGTCCAGTTGGACCGCGATTTCGGCGAAGGCACGGCAGTGTCCATTCGCGGTGTCGAGCCGCAACTCAATCGTATCGAAATCAACGGCGTGAGCCAGCAGTCTGCTGGCGGCGGGCGCGGCGGCGATTTTCGTGAACTGCAGGTCGAACTGGTTAAGTCGATCGATGTGTGGAAAGGCTACACCGTTGATCTGACGGAAGGCGGCATCGGCGGCACCGTGAGCGTGGAAACGCGCCGTCCGCTTGAAATCGTCAAGCCTATCTTTGTCATTAAGGGTGAAGCCCAGCGGCTGGACCTTACCGGAACATGGAAACCGCGCGTCAACCTGACTGCTGCACGCAGCGATCTATTGGGTGGTCGGCTGGGCCTGCTCATCAACGTCACGCATAACCAGGTCGATACCCGCCAAGATTATGCGTCGAACACCAACTGGAACCGGCTGGCCGACTTTGATCGTTCCGCGGAAAAGACTGTCGCAAACGCCGATTATGCCAATTTCAATACATATGAAAGTTGTGCAGGCGTAACTGGGACCACCACTGCGCTTGCCACCAGCAATCGTCTGGCATGCGAAACCCAGTTTTTCGACTGGGCACCCACGATCGCGCGTTATCGCACGCTCGACCGCACCGACAAGCGCACCTCAGCCGATTTTCAGGCGCAGTTCCGCGTTGCGGACAATTTCGACATTTGGGGTCAGGCAACGATCAACAATCGTCGGCAGCAGCTTCGCGACACCAACTATTCCGTCAACGCCGATCGGTTTGAACGCTTCAACTATGACGCAGCGCTTGCCACCAACGCCGCCGGCGCTGCGTCGCGCCCGCGCATCACGGCCGGCACCTTCTCCATTGATCAGGAAACGCATACAGTCACCAGTTGGCTGAGCAACGTCAATGGTGTCAATGCCGGGACGGTTGCCGCACCCGCCTATACCGGCGCGAACAACATTATCGGCGTGCAGCGCCGCGATTTTAGCTATGACCAGAAGACCAAATATTATCAGACTGGCTTCAACTGGTCGGTAGGCCGGATGAAAATGGTTGGCATGGCGTCGAAGTCGTCGGCGCACCTGATCAACAATACGAACCTGGTCGGGCTGACGGCCAGTGTCGGTGGCATCAATATCGATCGCCAGAATGACCTTGGCATACCGGTCTTCACTTTCCCCGGCAGCTTCGACGCGGCGGACCCCAATGTCTATGCGGACCTCAACCGGCGCGGCGCGAACGGCCAGTTGCTGAATGTGGCTGGCCCCAACGTCCAGTATCGACCGTCTGATAATGGAACGAGCGAGAAGCAGTTCAAACTCGATGTCGATTATGACACCCGCGATCTGCTGCCCTTCATTTCGAAAATCGAAATAGGCGGACAGTATCGCGACCAGAACTATTATTCATACGCTGGTGGCGGCGCACGATTGCTGAAAGAGGCTGTAGCCGCCGTGCCAAGCGCCGGAATCCCGGCATCACCGGCCGTTTATCAGACCGGGGCGAATGTCAGCCTGGGTTCCGTCATCGGCGCGGTTCCCGCATCCGGGCCGGCCGCCGGAACCGTCTATTTGACGCCCGCCCAATATCAGCAGTTCATCGCGTCCAACACTGGTGTAACAGGCGGCAAACCGCTGTTCACCGGCCTGTCCGGTGCGCCCGATGGCGCGCCCAGTCGGCTTGCCATTCCACTGTTCAACTATGACGCCCTGTCCCGCTATTTCGACCTGTCGGGCTTTGACCAGGATGTGGTGCGCAATGCCGACGGCCTGCCGCAGATCCCAGCCTATGTCATCGACGAGACGATTGCCGCAGGCTATCTCAAGTTCAATTTCGAACAGGACATATTCGGCATGAAGCTGTCCGGCAATTTCGGGGTGCGTTATACCCGCACCAAGGACACCGGGACCAGTTCGAACACGCGCCGCGAAACACGTATCCGGCCCGGCACTGGCCAGACCGTGAACGGCGTGGTCATTCCGGCGGTGATCGAAACGGGCGTCATCACCGCCGTGCAGCAGATTTCGATCAGCAACACCTATGATGACTGGCTGCCTGCG
This window of the Sphingobium sp. CR2-8 genome carries:
- a CDS encoding IS110 family transposase, translated to MKRSKSGALAMVNPRAAAIDIGSTMHMAAINPNADDNPVRAFGAFTGDLHDMARWFKAYGVTTVAMESTGVYWIPAYEVLEGHGFEVILVNARYAKNVPGRKTDVSDAAWLQRLHSYGLLRGSFCPEAGVATMRAYLRQRERLIEYAASHIQHMQKALMEMNVQLHHVVSDITGVTGMRIIRAIVSGARTPNTLAQMHDVRCHATIETICAA
- a CDS encoding fumarylacetoacetate hydrolase family protein produces the protein MRLATLANGAPDGRLVVISRDARRCMPAAGIADTLQQAIEQWQQVEPALRALADRLEQGEGEALDHSRLLAPLPRAWQWLDGSAFPQHGALMQKAFDLPPIETDRPLMYQGLSDSFQPGHADVILPSEADGIDFEGEFGVITDAVPMGTSASDALAHVKLILLINDWSLRAIAPVEMKTGFGWVQAKPACSVAPYAVTPDELGDAWVDGRVHLALEVRLNGQWFGHPHGGEMQFGFHDLIAHAARTRHLVAGTIIGSGTVSNADYQALGSCCLSERRAIEVIEHGSAITPFMHFGDHVHMEAEGAHFGPISQKIRSPLL
- a CDS encoding TonB-dependent receptor, whose protein sequence is MAYAQSDDASAQQEDAGQADKSEGRVATRAVPNSDIVVTGTRASLQSAISRKRNAGTVVNSIVAEDISSFPDKNVGEALSRITGVQLDRDFGEGTAVSIRGVEPQLNRIEINGVSQQSAGGGRGGDFRELQVELVKSIDVWKGYTVDLTEGGIGGTVSVETRRPLEIVKPIFVIKGEAQRLDLTGTWKPRVNLTAARSDLLGGRLGLLINVTHNQVDTRQDYASNTNWNRLADFDRSAEKTVANADYANFNTYESCAGVTGTTTALATSNRLACETQFFDWAPTIARYRTLDRTDKRTSADFQAQFRVADNFDIWGQATINNRRQQLRDTNYSVNADRFERFNYDAALATNAAGAASRPRITAGTFSIDQETHTVTSWLSNVNGVNAGTVAAPAYTGANNIIGVQRRDFSYDQKTKYYQTGFNWSVGRMKMVGMASKSSAHLINNTNLVGLTASVGGINIDRQNDLGIPVFTFPGSFDAADPNVYADLNRRGANGQLLNVAGPNVQYRPSDNGTSEKQFKLDVDYDTRDLLPFISKIEIGGQYRDQNYYSYAGGGARLLKEAVAAVPSAGIPASPAVYQTGANVSLGSVIGAVPASGPAAGTVYLTPAQYQQFIASNTGVTGGKPLFTGLSGAPDGAPSRLAIPLFNYDALSRYFDLSGFDQDVVRNADGLPQIPAYVIDETIAAGYLKFNFEQDIFGMKLSGNFGVRYTRTKDTGTSSNTRRETRIRPGTGQTVNGVVIPAVIETGVITAVQQISISNTYDDWLPAINLSLEATPDLYIRATYAKNMARPKVIDLSPAVNCVFDLTNSAGLDDVCTAGNPDLQPYRADQYDLNVAWYPNADTMISVGYYYKNLKSFILPAQTRSGVDLFKDGVTYTVRQPINGFGAKLDGIEASAQTVFSFLPPPFDGLGVSGNITYARALETALTNQATNEPLKEFPGLSKFTYNGRIFYDKGFLNASLTYNRRTSWLAEAANAANANSPIYRKGETFIDAKVIFRLTDQFQVSVEALNLGKEFSKTYIDAAKPIEYYYPGRRLFIGAQLKL
- a CDS encoding rhamnogalacturonan lyase, with product MRMDMTGRRSRNLIRGILLVGAAMAASGVCARPVEKLDRGLVVIPAASGEGNHISWRLLATDREAIDFILWRDGAQIARLDRTAATSFHDVQGQVNSLYAISTGNMKASGRGVRPWSEGYLAIPMDVPADRVTPDGERYSYSANDVSVGDLDGDGRYELVVKWYPSIAKDNAFGGYTGETLIDAYTLDGKKLWRIDLGPNIRSGAHYTQFMVFDLDGDGRAEVAMKTADGTVDGAGTVIGDAKADWREHDGETPQGDRTGATILPDGRRVARLKGRVLSGPEYLTVFDGRTGRARSTAEYSPPRADDNQPSAERMAELWGDGYGNRSDRYLAGVGFLDGRHASLIFGRGYYARSTIAAWDFRNGKLSRRWLFDSAAPGNSAYGGQGNHQLSVADVDGDGRDEVIYGSMAVDDDGRGLWSARLFHGDAMHVSDLDPDRPGLEKFGVHEDMRSNGGIGAAMLDARTGAILWTKPAEKDTGRGIAMDIDPSHPGAESWASNSADLWDAKGNVIPGGHPRAANFGIWWDGDTLRELLDGTTITKWDWTNATERPLLSPKGVASNNGTKANPALSADILGDWREELVLRSEDSRELRIYATPYPTTVRLVTLMHDPVYRLGVAWQNTAYNQPPHLSVALPVDHR
- a CDS encoding alpha/beta hydrolase family protein → MALFEYFPNYIWNLSVAIAMESGAQMGEIIDMCQPIRDAAASGADAGTPQFMAQWAAMGDKLIALAQEDEARGRAFSASNKLERAALYLMTAERMQGHGHPGRKDTYAKALATFARSTKLGSLDRERVDIPLAKGTMPALYTRAAGEGRKPVVVYCNGLDSCKELLYWSRLPEALARRGISTLCVDQPGSGEALRLQDLPVDPHSENWASKAVDWLETQDDVDPARIGMTGISLGGHFAPRAVAYEPRFASGAVWGANHNWAEVQQKRLNREGENPVPHYWAHVMWAFGASDMEDFHAKSADMNLNGHMDRITVPFLVTHGAKDRQISLSYADDLYDQLVNSPRREKVIFTDREGGVEHVGADNMAYGRDTIADWFAETLGGKTA
- a CDS encoding transposase; translation: MNTTDFEVRSALYRVLGVDLTQIHGIGPSLALKLVGECGTDLAAWPSSKHFTSWLCLAPGNKISGGKLLSSKTRRSSSRAAALLRLAATTIGRSDTTLGAFYRRLSARAGKAKAVTATARKIAVLFYNSLRHGMAYHDPGALQYEERYRSRVIGNLQRRTKAFGFILHEMPAEPGTAVS
- a CDS encoding cyclase family protein, which produces MTRRFIDLSITLDNDVVSDPPFMRPKITYETHGETVKELQHFFPGVTAEQTPDGAGFAAAEWVTLTTHNGTHLDAPYHYHPTMDGGERAITIDEVPLDWCFRPGVKLDFRHFPDGYVVTAADVEAELARIGHDLQPLDIVLVNTAAGKALGRPDFVNVGCGMGYEATMYLTRQGVRVTGTDAWSWDAPFAHTAQKVKETGDTSLIWEGHKAGRDIGYCHLEKLHNLEALPGNGFTVSCFPHKIKGASAGWTRAVAIIED